In Janthinobacterium sp. J1-1, a single genomic region encodes these proteins:
- a CDS encoding PAS domain S-box protein, with translation MIMATATAAASGGHTERNGLEQHDKERPAHIAAIDYQDLLMDAICFVDVNANCIKVSGACERIFGYTPAEMVGKNMMDLVHPDDLQRTLESIQRVMGGYQQSYFENRYVRKDGSVVSISWSAAWSEQYQMRVGVARDITRRELDDNALVAPQLLPEPTPSWRLSASPRTLLAPDGVSIALSVQDHAVLQAMMRDSGVVTRRAIIETLGEEYFTYDQRRLDTQIRRLRRKVAQACTHPLPVNTLRAVGFQFYQKATVQR, from the coding sequence ATGATCATGGCCACCGCCACCGCCGCTGCCAGCGGCGGGCACACGGAGCGCAACGGTTTGGAACAACACGACAAGGAACGCCCGGCACACATCGCGGCGATCGATTACCAGGACTTGCTGATGGACGCCATCTGCTTCGTCGACGTCAATGCCAATTGCATCAAAGTCAGCGGCGCCTGCGAACGGATCTTTGGCTACACGCCGGCAGAAATGGTCGGCAAGAACATGATGGACCTGGTCCATCCGGACGACCTGCAACGCACGCTGGAATCGATCCAGCGTGTCATGGGCGGCTACCAGCAAAGCTATTTCGAGAACCGCTACGTGCGCAAGGATGGCAGCGTGGTGTCGATCAGCTGGTCGGCTGCCTGGTCGGAGCAATACCAGATGCGGGTCGGCGTGGCGCGCGACATCACCCGGCGCGAGCTGGACGACAACGCCCTGGTGGCGCCGCAATTGCTGCCCGAGCCGACGCCCAGCTGGCGCCTGTCGGCTTCGCCGCGCACCCTGCTGGCGCCCGATGGCGTCAGCATCGCGCTGTCGGTGCAGGATCACGCCGTGCTGCAGGCGATGATGCGCGACAGCGGCGTGGTCACGCGCCGCGCCATCATTGAAACCCTGGGCGAAGAATATTTTACCTACGACCAGCGCCGCCTCGACACGCAGATCCGCCGGCTGCGCCGCAAGGTGGCGCAGGCCTGCACGCATCCGCTGCCGGTCAACACCTTGCGCGCGGTCGGCTTCCAGTTTTACCAGAAAGCAACAGTTCAGCGCTGA